A single genomic interval of bacterium harbors:
- a CDS encoding MMPL family transporter codes for MSSGETSEQDKKALYWLGERLIDYRHPVTIVVALVTALFGYWAFQLKLETSFGDLLPQTHPFVQIHNKYAPTFGGANNIQLMVEVPEGDIFNVPTLARIYKITEAVDQVYGVNHNQIDSIGHRTTRYLRAQSGGFLRAEPIMIGLPKTPEDAANIKRIVHNTESVYGILVSLDDQAALVRANFIEGRLDHRRTFTEFNERVIAPFERGWFGALIKGKDPLKPDQPTPALVEAVYRGTTAFEAEIKQGDVIVAVDGVPVADRVELSREIAAKPRGAQATLDVKRGEQTVQAKITVPEPDLRIYVAGEPRLYGWVYAYAGDVFWILTFTYCLEWILRWMYFHDWRGALRPTLTGIIAAFWGLGFVHLIGFALDPLILVMPFLITARAVSHAIQMHDRYYEEYEKNNWQQRKAIVASFAELFVPMFSGVATDAFGVLVIMLVPIVMLQKLAIVASFWILAITVSELLLNPIVYYYLRPPDPEVVLQRDRGWYKNLVRRVTDWNISASGRGVILGFWTILTVVSLYFATGITIGDPTSASPLVWKDSPYNVSHARIQEKFGGVEPLIVVAEGHDRDAMKDPSVLHTMEKFQRYLERDPDVGYSFSLTDILRTVNMVFHELEPKWGVIPNTVRDVGQTFFIFFANSPPTETAKYVTPDYQTAHVTFFCRNHKGDNIARIIQRAQEFIAANPMDKADFKLAGGLIGVLAAANQELLRNDLLMNLLGFGSMYIIVLFTYRSWAAGFYLLAPLMVANIVINATMALAGISININTLPLVTVGLGFGIDYGLYILSRTIEEIQVRGDLTEAMREAMVTTGKAVSFTAVCMVFSTAAWAFSNIAFNAIMGVMLAGWMLISFLAGVSLLPVMVIALKPKFIMKEANTKNPNVVAARAAAAS; via the coding sequence ATGAGCAGCGGTGAAACCAGCGAACAGGATAAAAAAGCGCTCTACTGGCTCGGAGAGCGTCTCATCGATTACCGGCACCCGGTCACCATCGTCGTCGCGCTGGTCACGGCGCTGTTCGGTTACTGGGCCTTCCAGCTGAAGCTCGAGACCAGCTTCGGCGATCTGCTCCCGCAGACGCACCCCTTCGTCCAGATCCACAACAAGTACGCGCCCACCTTCGGCGGCGCGAACAACATCCAGCTGATGGTCGAGGTGCCCGAGGGGGACATCTTCAACGTCCCGACCCTCGCACGCATCTACAAGATCACGGAAGCCGTGGACCAGGTCTACGGCGTGAACCACAACCAGATCGACTCGATCGGCCACCGCACCACGCGCTACCTGCGCGCCCAGTCGGGCGGGTTCCTACGCGCCGAGCCGATCATGATCGGCCTGCCGAAGACGCCCGAGGACGCGGCGAACATCAAGCGCATCGTCCACAACACGGAGAGCGTCTACGGCATCCTCGTCTCGCTCGACGACCAGGCTGCGCTGGTGCGCGCCAACTTCATCGAGGGGCGTCTCGATCACCGGCGCACGTTCACCGAGTTCAACGAGCGCGTCATCGCGCCGTTCGAGCGCGGCTGGTTCGGCGCGCTGATCAAGGGCAAGGATCCGCTCAAGCCCGATCAGCCGACGCCGGCGCTGGTCGAGGCCGTCTATCGCGGCACGACGGCCTTCGAGGCAGAGATCAAGCAGGGCGACGTCATCGTCGCCGTCGACGGCGTGCCGGTCGCCGACCGCGTCGAGCTCTCCCGCGAGATCGCGGCCAAGCCGCGCGGCGCGCAGGCCACGCTCGACGTCAAGCGCGGCGAGCAGACGGTGCAGGCGAAGATCACCGTGCCGGAGCCCGACCTCCGGATCTACGTCGCCGGTGAGCCGCGACTCTACGGCTGGGTGTACGCCTACGCGGGCGACGTGTTCTGGATCCTCACGTTCACGTACTGCCTCGAGTGGATCCTGCGCTGGATGTACTTCCACGACTGGCGTGGGGCGCTGCGTCCGACCCTGACGGGCATCATCGCCGCGTTCTGGGGCCTCGGCTTCGTGCACCTGATCGGGTTCGCGCTCGATCCGCTGATCCTCGTGATGCCGTTCCTCATCACGGCCAGAGCCGTGAGCCACGCGATCCAGATGCACGATCGCTATTACGAGGAGTACGAGAAGAACAACTGGCAGCAACGAAAAGCCATCGTGGCGTCGTTCGCCGAGCTCTTCGTGCCGATGTTCTCCGGCGTGGCCACGGACGCCTTCGGCGTGCTGGTCATCATGCTGGTGCCGATCGTGATGCTCCAGAAGCTCGCCATCGTGGCGTCGTTCTGGATCCTCGCGATCACGGTGTCCGAGCTGCTCCTGAACCCGATCGTCTACTACTACCTGCGGCCGCCCGATCCGGAGGTCGTCCTCCAGCGGGATCGCGGATGGTACAAGAACCTCGTCCGGCGGGTGACCGACTGGAACATCTCCGCGTCCGGGCGCGGGGTCATCCTCGGCTTCTGGACGATCCTCACGGTGGTGTCGCTCTACTTCGCGACCGGCATCACGATCGGGGACCCGACGTCGGCGTCGCCGCTCGTGTGGAAGGATTCCCCGTACAACGTCTCGCACGCACGCATCCAGGAGAAGTTCGGCGGCGTCGAGCCGCTCATCGTCGTCGCCGAGGGCCACGACCGCGACGCGATGAAGGATCCGTCGGTTCTCCACACCATGGAGAAGTTCCAGCGCTACCTCGAGCGCGACCCCGACGTCGGCTACAGCTTCTCGCTGACCGACATCCTGCGCACCGTGAACATGGTGTTCCACGAGCTCGAGCCGAAGTGGGGCGTCATTCCCAACACCGTGCGCGACGTCGGCCAGACCTTCTTCATCTTCTTCGCGAACTCGCCGCCCACGGAGACCGCGAAGTACGTGACGCCGGACTACCAGACGGCACACGTGACCTTCTTCTGCCGCAACCACAAGGGCGACAACATCGCCCGCATCATCCAGCGCGCGCAGGAGTTCATCGCCGCCAACCCGATGGACAAGGCCGATTTCAAGCTGGCCGGCGGCCTGATCGGCGTGCTCGCAGCCGCCAACCAGGAGCTCCTCCGCAACGACCTGCTGATGAACCTGCTCGGGTTCGGGTCGATGTACATCATCGTGCTGTTCACCTACCGCTCGTGGGCGGCGGGGTTCTATCTGCTGGCGCCGCTCATGGTGGCGAACATCGTCATCAACGCGACCATGGCGCTCGCCGGCATCAGCATCAACATCAACACGCTGCCGCTCGTGACCGTAGGTCTCGGATTCGGCATCGACTACGGCCTCTACATCCTCAGTCGTACGATCGAGGAGATCCAGGTGCGTGGCGATCTCACCGAGGCGATGCGCGAGGCGATGGTGACCACCGGCAAGGCGGTCAGCTTTACCGCGGTCTGTATGGTGTTTAGCACCGCGGCATGGGCCTTCTCGAACATCGCCTTCAACGCCATCATGGGCGTGATGCTGGCGGGTTGGATGCTCATCAGCTTCCTCGCCGGCGTCTCGCTCCTGCCCGTCATGGTGATCGCGCTGAAGCCGAAGTTCATCATGAAGGAGGCCAACACCAAGAACCCGAACGTCGTCGCTGCGCGCGCCGCGGCGGCGAGCTGA
- a CDS encoding lysoplasmalogenase, with translation MTSGIVVAVVALGSAHLAAYYAPQKALAGALKAVPILLLAWTVASAGDVVAPGYGRLIALGLVASAIGDLCLVSERGFVAGLSSFLVAHVLYLLAFLPAGAGLAWPVAVGLALFVAIFLGRLLTHVPAALRAPVVVYVAVIAAMAWAAARRAGTPATPEPSALLALAGAFAFMTSDAILAWDRFVRRLPFGHGWVMVTYYGAQVLIAASASVAPR, from the coding sequence GTGACGAGCGGCATCGTGGTCGCGGTGGTCGCGCTCGGCAGCGCGCATCTGGCCGCGTACTACGCGCCGCAGAAAGCGCTCGCCGGCGCGTTGAAGGCGGTGCCGATCCTGCTTCTCGCGTGGACGGTGGCGTCGGCCGGCGACGTCGTCGCGCCGGGGTACGGCCGCCTGATCGCCCTCGGGCTCGTGGCCTCGGCGATCGGCGACCTCTGCCTCGTCTCCGAGCGCGGCTTCGTCGCGGGCCTGTCGAGCTTCCTGGTCGCGCACGTCCTCTATCTGCTCGCCTTCCTGCCCGCCGGAGCCGGTCTCGCGTGGCCGGTGGCGGTGGGCCTGGCGCTCTTCGTGGCGATCTTCCTCGGGCGGCTCCTGACGCACGTCCCGGCGGCGCTGCGCGCACCGGTCGTCGTCTACGTGGCGGTGATCGCGGCGATGGCCTGGGCCGCGGCGCGCCGCGCCGGCACGCCGGCGACGCCGGAGCCGAGCGCCCTGCTGGCGCTGGCAGGTGCTTTCGCGTTCATGACCTCCGACGCGATCCTGGCGTGGGACCGCTTCGTGCGCCGGCTGCCGTTCGGGCACGGCTGGGTGATGGTCACGTACTACGGCGCCCAGGTGCTGATCGCGGCGTCGGCGAGCGTCGCGCCGCGCTGA
- a CDS encoding ABC transporter ATP-binding protein produces the protein MDDVSFSVGRGEVAALLGPNGSGKSTLMRCLIGYFSPTSGRVRVGGVEVGAGPVSERRRVGYLPEQVMLYPDLTVRRYLAFVAEVKGLDARARRRAVGEALERCGLVAMADRLTGKLSKGYRQRVGLAQALLGDPDVLVLDEPTVGLDPVQAVEMRGLVRALADRTVLLSTHILSEASALCSKIVILSKGRLVAEDSADGLARRLEGVGRVHVRVEGPADAVRALLAALPGVSAVSVDAGEGAGTRFVLSAPEPEGVQRAVAPAVVAAGYTLLEVQVATPTLEDLFVRAVR, from the coding sequence GTGGACGACGTTTCGTTCTCGGTCGGGCGGGGCGAGGTGGCGGCGCTCCTCGGCCCGAACGGGTCGGGGAAGAGCACGCTCATGCGCTGCCTCATCGGGTACTTCTCGCCGACCTCCGGCCGCGTGCGCGTGGGCGGGGTCGAGGTCGGGGCGGGGCCGGTGTCGGAGCGCCGCCGGGTCGGGTACCTGCCCGAGCAGGTGATGCTGTACCCGGATCTGACGGTGCGGCGGTACCTCGCGTTCGTCGCCGAGGTGAAGGGGCTCGACGCGCGGGCGCGGCGGCGCGCGGTGGGCGAGGCGTTGGAGCGCTGCGGCCTCGTGGCGATGGCCGATCGCCTGACGGGCAAGCTCTCGAAGGGGTATCGCCAGCGTGTCGGCTTGGCCCAGGCCCTGCTCGGCGATCCCGACGTGCTGGTCCTCGACGAGCCCACGGTCGGGCTCGATCCCGTGCAGGCGGTCGAGATGCGCGGGCTCGTGCGCGCGCTCGCCGACCGCACGGTCCTGCTCTCGACCCACATCCTCTCCGAGGCGAGCGCGCTGTGCTCGAAGATCGTGATCCTGTCGAAGGGCCGCCTCGTGGCCGAGGATTCGGCCGACGGGCTGGCGCGGCGGCTCGAGGGCGTCGGCCGCGTACACGTGCGCGTCGAAGGTCCGGCGGACGCCGTGCGGGCGCTGCTCGCCGCCCTGCCGGGCGTGTCGGCGGTGAGCGTCGACGCGGGCGAGGGCGCCGGGACGCGCTTCGTGCTCAGCGCCCCGGAGCCGGAGGGCGTGCAGCGCGCGGTGGCGCCGGCGGTCGTGGCGGCGGGCTACACGCTGCTCGAGGTCCAGGTGGCGACGCCGACCCTCGAGGACCTGTTCGTGCGCGCGGTGCGGTGA
- a CDS encoding retroviral-like aspartic protease family protein, whose product MTRRRLLATLAVALVARSARADWSAGGSGEVPLDGDGTAWMVRATVNGTTRALFLVDTGASYCVLSSSLSRRLGLRPGKTTLDLQTANGTVTVPLVELRSLDVGGSRAHGVQAVVHDAVNAPLDGIIGLNFLNQFHYAIDPRRRTLRLR is encoded by the coding sequence ATGACCCGACGACGTCTCCTCGCGACCCTCGCCGTCGCCCTCGTCGCGCGCTCGGCGCGCGCGGACTGGTCCGCGGGCGGCAGCGGGGAGGTTCCGCTCGACGGCGACGGCACCGCCTGGATGGTGCGCGCGACCGTCAACGGCACGACCCGCGCCCTGTTCCTCGTCGACACCGGCGCGAGCTACTGCGTGCTCTCGTCGAGCCTGTCGCGCCGCCTGGGCCTCCGCCCCGGCAAGACCACGCTCGACCTCCAGACCGCCAACGGCACGGTGACCGTCCCCCTCGTCGAGCTCCGCAGCCTCGACGTCGGGGGCAGCCGCGCCCACGGCGTGCAGGCGGTGGTCCACGACGCCGTCAACGCCCCGCTCGACGGCATCATCGGGCTGAACTTCCTGAACCAGTTCCACTACGCGATCGACCCGCGCCGCCGCACGCTGCGCCTGCGCTGA
- a CDS encoding ABC transporter permease subunit: MAVLRKELRTYFGSPLVYLVAAAFLAYTGYYFHSDLIYFVTFGFGVSIMENLWQLVFMDVRLVLMLAIPLLTMRLLAEERRLGTLELLLTYPVRDGVLVAAKLGACMTVVAMLLACTLAYPFWLYGIQAFPIAPLIAGYLGLLLLASACASYGLFVSACTDSQVLAAFLTAMPLLLLWLLSWNEAASASGSLEIVRAVSMFNHFQPFTVGVVDARDVFYFLFLTGAFVWGTLRVLEARQWRGRR; encoded by the coding sequence ATGGCGGTGCTCCGCAAGGAGCTGCGGACGTACTTCGGCTCGCCGCTGGTCTACCTCGTGGCGGCCGCGTTCCTCGCCTACACCGGCTACTACTTCCACTCGGACCTGATCTACTTCGTCACCTTCGGGTTCGGCGTCAGCATCATGGAGAACCTCTGGCAGCTCGTCTTCATGGACGTGCGCCTGGTCTTGATGCTCGCCATTCCGCTGCTGACCATGCGGCTCCTCGCCGAGGAGCGCCGGCTCGGCACGCTGGAGCTGCTGCTGACGTATCCGGTGCGCGACGGCGTCCTCGTCGCGGCGAAGCTCGGCGCGTGCATGACCGTCGTCGCGATGCTGCTCGCCTGCACGCTGGCGTACCCGTTCTGGCTCTACGGCATCCAGGCGTTTCCGATCGCGCCGCTGATCGCGGGGTACCTGGGTCTGCTCCTGCTCGCGTCGGCGTGTGCGTCGTACGGCCTGTTCGTGTCGGCCTGCACCGACAGCCAGGTGCTCGCTGCGTTCCTCACCGCCATGCCGCTGTTGCTCCTCTGGCTGCTCTCGTGGAACGAGGCCGCGAGCGCGAGCGGCTCGCTCGAGATCGTGCGGGCGGTGTCGATGTTCAACCACTTCCAACCCTTCACCGTCGGCGTCGTCGACGCGCGCGACGTCTTCTATTTCCTCTTCCTCACCGGCGCGTTCGTGTGGGGCACGCTGCGCGTGCTGGAGGCGCGGCAGTGGCGCGGCCGGCGCTGA
- a CDS encoding prepilin peptidase, which translates to MHAPSLTVAGVAGLLAYLGAAVWCDARGRRLPAWCCAVALAAAVAVAAWDGGIGARDALAGAAVAAAIFGVVALALGAGTGELRLAVVAGAWLGPVAVLHGTVLGAATIVLGVLVHGAASAERPTLATALAVMRGPRAAGAGVAAPLPIALPLAAGYAAAAVLAVNA; encoded by the coding sequence ATGCACGCGCCGTCCCTCACCGTCGCCGGCGTCGCCGGCCTGCTCGCCTACCTCGGTGCCGCCGTGTGGTGCGACGCCCGCGGCCGTCGCCTGCCGGCGTGGTGCTGCGCCGTGGCGCTCGCGGCGGCCGTCGCCGTCGCCGCCTGGGACGGCGGCATCGGCGCACGCGACGCCCTCGCGGGTGCCGCGGTCGCGGCCGCGATCTTCGGCGTCGTCGCGCTCGCCCTCGGTGCCGGCACCGGCGAGCTGCGCCTGGCCGTGGTAGCCGGCGCCTGGCTCGGCCCCGTCGCCGTTCTGCACGGCACCGTGCTCGGGGCCGCGACCATCGTGCTCGGCGTCCTCGTCCATGGCGCCGCCTCGGCAGAGCGCCCGACGCTGGCGACCGCCCTCGCCGTGATGCGCGGTCCACGCGCCGCCGGAGCCGGCGTCGCCGCGCCGCTGCCCATCGCCCTGCCCCTGGCCGCCGGCTACGCCGCCGCGGCCGTGCTCGCCGTGAACGCCTGA
- a CDS encoding DUF4340 domain-containing protein, with protein sequence MHWRQVVVLWLVCLALGAWWWRGEAPPAAEPGDGRPRFLRLVPDELIGLRVARGGRALVVARTGTQWTVVEPSGAAVPGDLVTAFVRALAEAEEIDRTTAPDDRRAFGLDERATAIELRLADGSTVALTLGGPNPTGTAIYAMRAGDDGVVVLGRQLRTYEDLLFQALPSATVPPDAAGERVGAQTPLTGVAGQV encoded by the coding sequence ATGCACTGGCGGCAGGTCGTCGTCCTCTGGCTCGTGTGCCTGGCGCTCGGCGCCTGGTGGTGGCGCGGCGAGGCGCCGCCGGCGGCGGAGCCCGGCGACGGCCGTCCCCGATTCCTGCGCCTCGTACCCGACGAGCTGATCGGCCTGCGCGTGGCCCGCGGTGGACGAGCCCTCGTGGTCGCCCGAACGGGTACGCAGTGGACGGTCGTCGAGCCCAGCGGCGCGGCCGTCCCCGGCGACCTGGTGACCGCCTTCGTGCGGGCGCTGGCGGAAGCGGAGGAGATCGACCGCACGACGGCACCCGACGACCGACGCGCCTTCGGCCTCGACGAGCGGGCGACGGCGATCGAGCTGCGCCTCGCCGACGGCTCGACGGTCGCGCTCACGCTCGGTGGCCCCAACCCGACCGGGACCGCGATCTACGCCATGCGCGCGGGCGACGACGGCGTCGTGGTGCTCGGACGCCAGCTCCGCACCTACGAGGACCTCCTGTTCCAGGCGCTCCCCTCCGCCACCGTGCCGCCGGACGCCGCGGGTGAGCGCGTCGGAGCCCAAACCCCGTTGACCGGAGTTGCGGGGCAGGTGTAG
- a CDS encoding sigma-54-dependent Fis family transcriptional regulator, translating to MPADDPLLRDAPPPPDRRDQPKVLVVEDDPDIRNILALFLGEKGFQVKVAESGDRALEMLHEEPMDLILSDVRMPGMSGLDLLRDVKERDPDIQLVLMSAYSNVRDAVDAIQMGAADYVEKPIDFRRLERVLQTVLEKRDLMHRTKILEQRLQGIVQFEGMVARTQRMLEMFAFIERLARYPTTALITGESGTGKELVARSLHHLSPLRDQPFIICNCTTLAPTLLESELFGYVRGAFTGADRDRKGLFEAAHGGTIFLDEIGELPLGVQVKLLRVLENREIKRVGSPEPMKVDIRVIAATNRDLLHMVSQGTFRDDLYYRLNVGAIQLPPLRERGDDIEPLVRHFIGICNQKLGRTVAGVSPQVLAIFLRYPWPGNIRELANVIERAMVVAKGSVILPEHLPPHIFETRATPNGDAPALPELSLEAAEREQILRALQASGGKRIEAARLLGLSRRTLYRKLDRYGIT from the coding sequence ATGCCAGCCGACGATCCCCTGCTTCGCGACGCCCCCCCGCCGCCCGACCGTCGCGACCAGCCGAAGGTGCTGGTCGTGGAGGACGACCCGGACATCCGCAACATCCTCGCCCTCTTCCTGGGCGAGAAGGGGTTCCAGGTGAAGGTCGCCGAGAGCGGCGACCGTGCCCTCGAGATGCTCCACGAGGAGCCGATGGACCTGATCCTCTCCGACGTCCGCATGCCGGGGATGAGCGGCCTCGACCTCCTGCGCGACGTGAAGGAGCGGGACCCGGACATCCAGCTCGTGCTGATGAGCGCCTACTCGAACGTGCGCGACGCCGTCGACGCCATCCAGATGGGCGCCGCCGACTACGTCGAGAAGCCGATCGACTTCCGCCGGCTCGAGCGCGTGCTGCAGACGGTGCTCGAGAAGCGCGACCTCATGCACCGGACGAAGATCCTGGAGCAGCGCCTCCAGGGCATCGTCCAGTTCGAGGGCATGGTGGCGCGCACGCAGCGCATGCTCGAGATGTTCGCCTTCATCGAGCGGCTCGCGCGCTATCCCACCACGGCGCTGATCACCGGCGAGAGCGGGACCGGCAAGGAGCTGGTCGCGCGCTCGCTGCATCATCTCTCGCCGCTGCGCGATCAGCCCTTCATCATCTGCAACTGCACGACGCTCGCGCCGACGCTGCTCGAGAGCGAGCTCTTCGGCTACGTGCGCGGCGCGTTCACCGGCGCCGACCGCGACCGCAAGGGCCTCTTCGAGGCGGCGCACGGCGGCACCATCTTCCTCGACGAGATCGGCGAGCTGCCGCTCGGCGTGCAGGTGAAGCTGCTGCGCGTGCTCGAGAACCGCGAGATCAAGCGCGTCGGCTCGCCGGAGCCGATGAAGGTCGACATCCGCGTGATCGCGGCGACGAACCGCGACCTCCTGCACATGGTGTCGCAGGGGACCTTCCGCGACGATCTGTACTACCGGCTCAACGTCGGCGCGATCCAGCTGCCGCCGCTGCGCGAGCGCGGCGACGACATCGAGCCGCTCGTCCGCCACTTCATCGGCATCTGCAACCAGAAGCTCGGCCGCACGGTCGCGGGCGTCAGCCCGCAGGTGCTGGCGATCTTCCTGCGCTACCCCTGGCCGGGGAACATCCGCGAGCTCGCCAACGTCATCGAGCGCGCGATGGTGGTCGCGAAGGGCAGCGTCATCCTGCCCGAGCATCTGCCGCCGCACATCTTCGAGACGCGCGCGACGCCGAACGGCGACGCCCCCGCGCTGCCGGAGCTGTCGCTGGAGGCGGCGGAGCGCGAGCAGATCCTGCGCGCGCTCCAGGCGTCGGGCGGCAAGCGCATCGAGGCGGCGCGCCTACTCGGGCTCTCGCGGCGCACGCTCTACCGCAAGCTCGACCGCTACGGGATCACCTGA
- a CDS encoding GldG family protein translates to MARPALTAGGQALRVLLALPALVGILLFAQALLDRRAWRLDLSPEQRYTLSEHAKRVLGDLHGDVRILAFLRSQDARNPMIRDLLRQVRAHAPGVRIDEVDVNRSPALAREHGVDSYGALVVESGGRRRVFSNPREEILIAAILQVTRQQRRTVGWVTGHGEGDLVSTDRTTGYALARAFLEQQYYEVVPVSLLADEVPVGIDVLAVIGPKKDFLPEELAAFDRFLQRPGHALLLLDPGRAPALAKLIGERYGLALPEDVVVDPGARLYGGEYVTMQVQVDRRTHAIAAGLEAPPLFSLSRSIGLPPDGTPGVVAAPIVTTGKDSWATPDTPAVRGGDMPLQPGRDRRGPLVVGAETTFLVAPDANGDARQGRLVVYGNAEFASNFFIEFLGNKDLLVNSVAWLGRDPQAIASRPSRQVPGLNQFFVSSEAGTRIFWLVAVVQPAVFALVGIVLVLRRRFGA, encoded by the coding sequence GTGGCGCGGCCGGCGCTGACGGCCGGCGGGCAGGCGCTGCGCGTCCTGCTCGCGCTGCCGGCGCTGGTGGGCATCCTGCTCTTCGCGCAGGCGTTGCTCGATCGGCGTGCCTGGCGGCTGGATCTCTCGCCGGAGCAGCGCTACACTCTCTCCGAGCACGCCAAGCGGGTGCTGGGCGACCTCCACGGCGACGTCCGCATCCTCGCGTTCCTGCGCAGCCAGGACGCGCGCAACCCGATGATCCGCGACCTCCTGCGCCAGGTGCGGGCGCACGCGCCCGGCGTCCGCATCGACGAGGTCGACGTCAACCGCAGCCCGGCGCTGGCGCGCGAGCACGGCGTCGACTCGTACGGCGCGCTCGTCGTCGAGTCCGGCGGCCGGCGCCGCGTGTTCTCGAATCCGCGCGAGGAGATCCTGATCGCGGCGATCCTCCAGGTCACGCGGCAGCAGCGGCGCACCGTCGGCTGGGTGACGGGGCACGGCGAGGGCGACCTCGTCAGTACCGATCGCACGACGGGCTACGCGCTCGCGCGGGCCTTCCTCGAGCAGCAGTACTACGAGGTCGTGCCGGTCTCGCTGCTCGCCGACGAAGTTCCGGTCGGCATCGACGTGCTCGCCGTCATCGGCCCGAAGAAGGACTTCCTGCCCGAGGAGCTGGCGGCGTTCGATCGCTTCCTCCAGCGTCCGGGCCACGCCCTCCTGCTCCTCGACCCCGGCCGCGCCCCCGCTCTCGCGAAGCTGATCGGCGAGCGCTACGGGCTCGCGCTGCCGGAGGACGTCGTCGTCGACCCGGGGGCGCGCCTGTACGGCGGCGAGTACGTCACCATGCAGGTGCAGGTCGACCGCCGCACGCACGCGATCGCGGCCGGGCTCGAAGCGCCGCCGTTGTTCTCGCTCTCGCGCTCGATCGGCCTGCCGCCGGACGGCACGCCGGGCGTGGTGGCGGCGCCGATCGTGACCACGGGGAAGGACAGCTGGGCCACCCCCGACACCCCGGCGGTGCGTGGAGGCGACATGCCGTTGCAGCCGGGGCGCGACCGGCGGGGGCCGCTCGTCGTCGGCGCGGAGACGACGTTTCTCGTCGCCCCGGATGCGAACGGCGACGCGCGCCAGGGGCGCCTCGTCGTCTACGGCAACGCGGAGTTCGCGAGCAACTTCTTCATCGAGTTCCTCGGCAACAAGGACCTGCTCGTGAACAGCGTGGCGTGGCTGGGCCGCGACCCGCAGGCGATCGCCAGCCGTCCCTCGCGGCAGGTGCCGGGGCTGAACCAGTTCTTCGTCTCGTCGGAGGCGGGCACCCGCATCTTCTGGCTGGTCGCGGTCGTGCAGCCGGCCGTGTTCGCGCTCGTCGGGATCGTCCTCGTGCTGCGCCGCCGGTTCGGAGCCTAG
- a CDS encoding response regulator: MDPRPKPRILIVEDHPLIAELVETRLRIEGMQPVKCPGGREALALIGTDPFDAVILDIMMPDVDGYEVLRHIRATPRTATLPVIFLTAKSTPADIEKGLALGANHYITKPFSGQDLMRKVRICLEEGRAANRHAPQAG, translated from the coding sequence ATGGACCCCCGCCCGAAGCCGCGCATCCTGATCGTCGAGGACCACCCCCTCATCGCGGAGCTGGTGGAGACGCGGCTGCGCATCGAAGGCATGCAACCCGTGAAGTGTCCGGGCGGACGTGAAGCGCTCGCGCTGATCGGCACCGACCCCTTCGACGCCGTCATCCTCGACATCATGATGCCCGACGTCGACGGCTACGAGGTGCTGCGGCACATCCGCGCGACGCCGCGCACCGCGACGCTGCCGGTCATCTTCCTCACCGCCAAGTCGACCCCCGCGGACATCGAGAAGGGCCTCGCGCTCGGTGCGAACCACTACATCACGAAGCCCTTCAGCGGACAGGATCTGATGCGCAAGGTCCGCATCTGCCTCGAGGAAGGCCGAGCGGCGAACCGCCACGCCCCGCAAGCGGGATGA
- a CDS encoding helix-turn-helix transcriptional regulator gives MEENAGNLIRSLRQKLGMTQEEFAHEIAVTVSTVNRWENAHAEPSKLAWKAIQDLARKRGLTDDLFRTAALADD, from the coding sequence ATGGAAGAGAACGCAGGCAACCTGATCCGCAGCCTCCGGCAGAAGCTCGGCATGACGCAGGAGGAGTTCGCCCACGAGATCGCCGTGACCGTCTCGACCGTGAACCGGTGGGAAAACGCCCACGCCGAGCCGAGCAAGCTCGCATGGAAGGCCATCCAGGACCTCGCGCGCAAGCGCGGCCTCACGGACGACCTGTTCCGCACCGCCGCCCTAGCCGACGACTGA